The Gemmatimonadota bacterium DNA segment GTTCAGCTCGCTTACGCCGGGGAAGCAGCGCGAGTACACCGAATACATCGCCGAGGCCAAGCGGACGGAAACCAGGACAAAGCGCCTAGAGAAGATCCTGCCCATGATCCGGTCCGGCCAGGGGCTCAATGATAAATACAAGCGTTAGCATGGACCACAAAGTAGCATGAACCGTAAATCAGGATGAACCGCAGCAACACGTACCACAACCAGAGAGGAGCGCGCAATGGCGAATCCCGTCATGCATTTCGAGATCGGTTGCAAGAACAGAGAAGAATCCCAGGCCTTCTACGCCGGCCTGTTCGGTTGGAACATGGAGTCCCATGAACATGCTTCCATGATCGACACCGGGGGAGATGAAGGGATCAACGGACACATTTCCGCTCTCGGTCACGAGCCGCACAACTACACGCTGGTCTATGTGCAGGTCGACGATTTGGACGCCTACGTCGCAAAGGCCGAGGAACTGGGCGGAGCGTCCATCGTACCTCCAACCGAAGTCCCGGGCATGGGCCACTTCGCGTGGATTGCGGATAACGAGGGTACGTTCGTCGGGTTGTGGAAGCCCCTGGGATCGTAACCGTGGCCTGTACCGTGGCGGACCGCGGTACGATCATCGACTTCGAGGCCACCCTCGACCGGTACCGGCGGTATGGCACCGACCTTGCCAACCGGTTCGAAGCGGGCGTTTTCAGCAAGGTGATCCGTACAGCCGGTGGACCGTGCCTTCTGTCCCTGTACCGCTCCGAAGACCGGATCGAAATGCGCCTGACGCCCCGGGACGGAACCGCCCGGGCGGAATCCCCGGCGATCGACGCGGCAGCAGACGCGGCGACCGGCGAGGTGCTCGATGCGGCAACCGGCGAGGTATCCGACGAGATGCTCGACGAGGCGATCGCGGCAGCCGGGAAGATCCTGGGCCTGTCCTTCCCGCTGCAGGCCTTCTACGCGTTCGCGGCCGGAGACCCTGTACTTTCCGCCGCGGTGGCAAACCACCACGGCCTGCGTCCCAATCTGCAGGTCGACCCCTTCGAGATGATCGTGTCCTCGATCACGGCCCAGCAGATCAACCTGGGGTTTGCCTATACCGTGCGGAGCAGGCTCGTAGCCGAATACGGCGAACCCCACGTGTTCGGCGGCGAAACCCACTATGCCTTTCCGACGCCCGGCCGGATGGCGGAAGCGGGACCCGGCGATCTGCTGCCGCTTCAGTTCTCGAGACAGAAGGAACGGTACATACTCAACCTGGCACGGGCAGTTCGGGAAGGTGAACTAGACCTGTACGGGCTCGCGGAGAAGGACGACGCGTCAGTTGAACGGGAATTGACGGCCCTGGTGGGGATAGGGCGGTGGACGGCGGACTGGTTTCGCGCGCGTTACCTGGGCCGGGGCAGCGTCATTGCCGCCGCCGATCTCGCGGTCAAACGGTCCATCGAGCG contains these protein-coding regions:
- a CDS encoding VOC family protein, whose product is MANPVMHFEIGCKNREESQAFYAGLFGWNMESHEHASMIDTGGDEGINGHISALGHEPHNYTLVYVQVDDLDAYVAKAEELGGASIVPPTEVPGMGHFAWIADNEGTFVGLWKPLGS